The proteins below come from a single Mucilaginibacter mali genomic window:
- a CDS encoding T9SS type A sorting domain-containing protein, whose amino-acid sequence MRRSYTKIYSRILLLAVAMLMSFSIVANSQIQKTDTTYLHLNRLKKDKNVLKNFHVNLPVIKTYGSLPAKTVVTSSPDDKLLTNVQVYPNPVTDQINLKYTISRPSNVNIKIMDVLGNEVVTLFSQHVDKGGEQKFTSSISNKMNSGFYFVRIVVGTESAIRRISIL is encoded by the coding sequence ATGAGGAGAAGCTATACTAAAATTTATTCGCGTATATTATTGCTTGCAGTAGCTATGCTGATGAGTTTTTCTATTGTAGCCAACTCGCAGATTCAAAAAACCGATACCACTTATCTGCATCTTAACCGCTTAAAAAAGGATAAAAACGTGTTGAAGAACTTCCACGTTAACCTGCCGGTTATTAAAACCTATGGCAGCCTGCCGGCAAAAACCGTGGTTACGTCATCGCCTGATGATAAGCTGCTGACCAATGTGCAGGTTTACCCCAACCCGGTTACCGACCAGATCAATCTGAAATATACCATCTCACGCCCATCAAACGTAAACATTAAAATTATGGATGTATTGGGTAACGAAGTGGTAACCCTTTTCTCGCAGCATGTTGATAAAGGCGGCGAACAGAAGTTTACCTCCAGCATCTCTAACAAAATGAACAGTGGCTTCTACTTTGTGCGCATTGTAGTTGGTACCGAGTCTGCCATCAGGCGGATCTCTATTCTGTAA
- a CDS encoding AraC family transcriptional regulator translates to MKYSKTLRNNNTIWSDTTSHKQQTQYTNDFNIRFVFSGDEEYNIGRRKLTLYPDQFLILNKGTQYTSKIDSASPVESFSMGFDQGFLQDFTNSWQLNERKLLDRTSSRVHEYDFSETLYPFKGDIRFNVQHLKNYMDKGASNEILINEYMHHCLLNYYTIYDKEIYKKIDSLKFLNRSTKVEILRRLNLAKEYLLSNFNQNISLEELADHACLSVNHLLRTFKQAFHQSPHQFLMQTRLQRAKLLLKTTDYPINEIVNLVGFECPSSFIRLFKNRYDITPLKFRCSL, encoded by the coding sequence ATGAAATACAGTAAAACACTTCGCAACAACAACACCATTTGGAGCGATACCACCAGCCATAAGCAACAAACACAATATACCAACGATTTTAACATCCGCTTTGTATTTAGCGGTGATGAAGAATATAATATCGGTCGTCGGAAACTGACTTTATACCCCGACCAGTTTTTGATATTGAACAAAGGCACCCAGTATACCAGCAAGATAGATTCGGCCAGCCCGGTCGAGTCGTTCTCGATGGGTTTTGACCAGGGCTTTCTGCAGGATTTTACCAACAGCTGGCAACTGAACGAACGCAAATTGCTTGACCGTACCAGCAGCCGTGTGCACGAATATGATTTCAGCGAAACACTATATCCCTTTAAAGGCGATATCCGCTTCAATGTTCAGCACCTGAAAAATTATATGGATAAAGGCGCCAGCAACGAGATCCTGATCAACGAGTACATGCACCATTGCCTGCTGAACTATTATACTATTTACGATAAGGAGATCTACAAAAAGATAGACTCGCTGAAGTTTTTGAACCGCAGCACCAAGGTAGAGATCTTACGCCGACTTAACCTGGCCAAGGAATACCTGCTGAGTAATTTTAATCAAAACATCAGCCTGGAAGAACTGGCCGATCATGCCTGCCTTTCGGTAAATCACCTGCTGCGCACGTTTAAGCAGGCCTTTCACCAATCGCCGCACCAGTTTTTAATGCAAACCCGGCTGCAAAGGGCCAAGTTACTGTTGAAGACCACCGATTACCCCATTAACGAGATCGTTAACCTTGTCGGCTTCGAATGCCCAAGCTCGTTCATCAGGCTATTTAAAAACCGTTACGATATCACACCTTTAAAGTTCAGGTGTTCATTATAG
- a CDS encoding alpha/beta hydrolase domain-containing protein — translation MNARRLKYILPVIIIILSIWQADAGIIRISITSRAPAFNGKEFGKVGAYEKLTGKAYGEVDPTLPQNAKITDIQLAPRNARGMVEYSTDIYILKPIDLSKGNHKLFAELPNRGGKPFGAFNKSKGGNDPGASDQPDDAFLMSMGYTIVWCGWDVSAATGNNNICISVPVAVNKDGSAITGLSYEYISVDNDKTQSYKLAYPAANLNKQSATLTCRALLNDTPQPVNDWEFTNENTIRLLPAGTPFKASYIYDFVYIVKNPKVAGLGLAATRDVISFLRHARADASGTANPLAGDVRYTYSFAISQPARYMNDFQTLGFNEDEQGRRVFDGIENWLGGGSGVGINYRFAQPGRTERNRQNHLYPEGIFPFAYPVLTDKLSGKTGGRIAGYTNPANKPKVLEINSANEYWVKAASLLHTDLQGNDLPDPDNVRFYLVSGMQHGSGNGNSKGDAQQLQNPTRPEPLLRALFIALDEWVTKGMPPPASSVPRRANGTAAMAKANPGYQTGAVSKTELGWPDIPGVTYTGLITTRYCLDFGPQFKQGIISQYALGKINAPVYQNFVSRVDADGNEVAGIRLPPVAAPIATLTGWGLRREGFGLNDGAESSGQMIPFRKTKAERLAANDPRLSLEERYGTHAKYVEAVTKVAKDLQAKRLLLPEDVANYILEAEESEVLK, via the coding sequence ATGAACGCTCGTCGGTTAAAATACATCCTGCCTGTTATTATCATTATCCTATCTATATGGCAGGCCGATGCCGGCATCATCAGGATCAGCATTACCAGTCGCGCACCGGCATTTAACGGCAAGGAGTTTGGCAAAGTTGGCGCTTATGAAAAGCTCACCGGCAAAGCCTACGGCGAGGTTGACCCTACCCTGCCGCAGAACGCTAAAATAACCGATATCCAATTAGCCCCGCGCAATGCCCGGGGGATGGTAGAGTACAGCACCGATATCTACATCCTGAAACCCATTGACCTAAGCAAAGGCAACCATAAGCTTTTTGCCGAATTGCCTAACCGTGGCGGCAAGCCGTTCGGCGCGTTCAATAAAAGCAAGGGCGGTAACGATCCCGGCGCTTCTGATCAGCCCGATGACGCCTTTTTAATGAGCATGGGCTATACCATCGTTTGGTGTGGCTGGGATGTCTCGGCAGCTACAGGCAATAATAATATCTGTATCAGCGTGCCGGTGGCGGTTAATAAGGATGGCTCGGCTATCACCGGCCTGTCGTACGAGTATATTTCGGTTGATAACGATAAAACCCAGAGTTACAAACTGGCCTACCCTGCCGCCAATTTAAATAAACAAAGCGCTACCCTCACCTGCCGGGCATTATTAAACGACACGCCTCAACCGGTTAACGATTGGGAATTTACCAACGAAAACACCATCCGGTTATTACCCGCGGGTACACCATTTAAAGCCAGCTATATTTACGATTTTGTTTATATCGTTAAAAATCCCAAGGTTGCCGGCTTAGGTTTAGCCGCTACACGCGATGTAATCTCGTTCCTGCGCCATGCCAGGGCCGATGCATCTGGCACTGCCAACCCCTTAGCCGGCGACGTAAGATATACCTACAGCTTTGCTATATCGCAACCGGCGCGTTATATGAACGATTTTCAAACCCTGGGTTTTAACGAGGATGAGCAGGGCCGCCGCGTGTTCGACGGCATTGAAAACTGGCTGGGTGGTGGCAGCGGCGTAGGCATCAATTATCGCTTTGCGCAACCGGGCCGTACCGAACGTAACCGGCAAAACCATTTATATCCCGAGGGCATCTTCCCATTCGCCTACCCGGTGTTAACCGATAAACTGAGCGGCAAGACCGGCGGTCGTATTGCAGGTTATACCAACCCGGCCAATAAGCCAAAGGTGCTGGAGATCAATTCAGCAAACGAGTATTGGGTAAAGGCGGCTTCGCTGCTGCATACCGATCTGCAGGGTAACGACTTGCCCGATCCGGATAATGTCCGCTTTTACCTTGTATCGGGCATGCAGCACGGTAGCGGTAACGGCAACAGCAAGGGCGATGCTCAGCAACTACAAAACCCTACCCGCCCCGAACCTTTGCTTAGGGCCTTGTTTATTGCGCTTGATGAATGGGTGACTAAAGGTATGCCACCACCTGCCAGCAGTGTCCCCCGTCGTGCTAATGGCACAGCCGCCATGGCTAAGGCAAACCCGGGCTATCAAACGGGTGCCGTATCAAAAACCGAACTGGGTTGGCCCGATATCCCCGGTGTTACTTATACCGGGCTGATCACCACCCGTTATTGCCTTGATTTTGGCCCGCAGTTTAAGCAGGGGATCATCAGCCAATATGCTTTGGGAAAGATCAACGCGCCGGTTTATCAAAATTTTGTATCCAGGGTTGATGCCGATGGTAATGAGGTGGCCGGTATCCGCCTGCCACCGGTGGCAGCACCAATTGCCACTTTAACGGGCTGGGGTTTGCGCCGCGAGGGTTTCGGGTTGAATGATGGCGCCGAATCATCCGGGCAAATGATCCCGTTCCGCAAAACCAAAGCCGAGCGGTTGGCTGCCAATGATCCGCGCTTATCCTTAGAAGAACGTTATGGTACGCACGCCAAATATGTGGAGGCTGTAACTAAAGTAGCTAAAGATTTGCAGGCCAAACGCTTGCTGCTTCCCGAAGATGTGGCGAACTATATCCTGGAAGCGGAGGAGAGCGAGGTGTTGAAGTAG
- a CDS encoding BlaI/MecI/CopY family transcriptional regulator produces MQLTKTEEQLMEIIWTREKAFLKDIIDSYPEPKPAGTTIATLLKRMQDKNFVAYETFGNSRQYYPLVKKSAYFSKEVGGIVKNFFDNSALQFASFFTSSSNMTPAELEDLKKIIDKEIERRKE; encoded by the coding sequence ATGCAGCTCACCAAAACCGAAGAACAATTGATGGAGATCATCTGGACACGCGAAAAAGCGTTCCTGAAGGATATCATCGACAGTTACCCTGAGCCAAAGCCGGCCGGCACTACCATCGCCACGCTGCTGAAGCGCATGCAGGACAAAAACTTTGTGGCTTACGAAACCTTCGGTAACTCGCGGCAGTACTACCCGCTGGTGAAGAAATCGGCATACTTTTCAAAGGAAGTTGGCGGCATCGTCAAAAACTTTTTCGATAACTCGGCACTACAGTTCGCGTCGTTCTTCACATCATCCAGCAACATGACCCCGGCCGAGCTGGAAGACCTGAAAAAGATCATCGACAAGGAAATAGAAAGGAGGAAGGAATGA
- a CDS encoding M3 family oligoendopeptidase, whose translation MIHKKPRTYVPANFEMNWEGLEPLFNELIARPIHSVEELEQWMRDRSEVEAAIEEDFAWRYIRMTCDTTSEDLLAKFQYFATEVEPKIAPCNNELNKKLVESEYADQLDGEKYFIYLRGVRKALELFREENIPVQTEIQVEQQKYQSITGSMSVHIGDKEYTMEQAAVILKDTDRAKRQNAWETITARRLQDKDKLNELFDHLRALRHKLALNANFENFRDYMFQALGRFDYTPQDCYAFHEAIEKEIVPILRDQAEKRREALKLDTLKPWDMDVDVSGKAALKPFKNGDDLIEKSIQCFSNISRYLGERLEIMKDNHLFDVESRKGKAPGGYNYPLAETGAPFIFMNSANSFRDLTTMVHEGGHAVHTFLTADLELNDFKHTPAEVAELASMSMELISMDNWDVYFDNAEDLKRAKRDQLIDALKTLPWVAVVDQFQHWIYTNPGHTDAERYDAWVQIYSRFGAGFADWEDRPDALQNLWQKQLHIFEVPFYYIEYGMAQLGAIAVWKNYKENPEKGLQQYLDALKLGYTKTIKEIYETAGIKFDFSADYVAELADFVKGELEKI comes from the coding sequence ATGATCCATAAAAAACCAAGAACATACGTGCCGGCTAACTTTGAAATGAATTGGGAAGGCCTGGAACCACTTTTTAACGAACTGATAGCCCGCCCAATTCATTCGGTTGAAGAACTGGAGCAATGGATGCGCGACCGCAGCGAGGTGGAAGCCGCCATTGAAGAAGATTTTGCCTGGCGCTATATCCGCATGACCTGCGACACCACCAGCGAAGACCTGCTGGCCAAGTTCCAGTACTTCGCTACCGAGGTTGAACCCAAGATTGCCCCCTGCAACAACGAACTGAACAAAAAGCTGGTAGAAAGCGAATACGCCGATCAATTGGACGGCGAGAAATACTTCATCTACCTGCGTGGTGTGCGCAAAGCTTTAGAACTGTTCCGCGAGGAGAATATCCCGGTGCAAACCGAGATACAGGTGGAGCAGCAGAAGTATCAGTCGATAACCGGCTCTATGTCGGTGCATATTGGCGATAAGGAATACACCATGGAGCAGGCCGCTGTTATTTTAAAAGATACCGACCGCGCCAAACGCCAGAACGCCTGGGAAACCATCACGGCCCGCCGCCTGCAGGATAAGGATAAGCTGAACGAATTGTTCGATCACTTGCGTGCCCTGCGCCACAAATTGGCACTGAATGCTAATTTCGAGAACTTCCGCGATTACATGTTCCAGGCACTGGGCCGCTTTGATTATACGCCGCAGGATTGCTATGCTTTTCACGAGGCGATTGAAAAAGAGATCGTCCCCATTTTACGCGATCAGGCCGAAAAGCGCCGCGAAGCTTTAAAACTGGATACGTTGAAACCATGGGATATGGATGTAGATGTATCGGGAAAGGCCGCGTTGAAGCCATTTAAAAATGGCGACGACCTGATTGAAAAATCGATCCAATGCTTTAGCAATATCAGTCGCTATCTGGGCGAGCGCTTGGAAATTATGAAGGATAACCACCTGTTTGATGTTGAAAGCCGCAAAGGCAAAGCACCGGGTGGCTACAACTACCCGCTGGCCGAAACCGGCGCACCGTTCATCTTCATGAATTCGGCCAACAGCTTCCGCGATTTGACCACCATGGTACACGAGGGTGGCCATGCCGTACATACCTTCCTTACTGCCGACCTGGAACTGAACGATTTTAAACACACCCCTGCCGAGGTGGCTGAACTAGCTTCCATGTCGATGGAGTTGATATCGATGGATAACTGGGATGTGTACTTTGATAATGCCGAAGACCTGAAGCGCGCCAAACGCGATCAGTTGATAGACGCGCTGAAAACGCTGCCCTGGGTAGCCGTGGTCGATCAGTTTCAGCACTGGATCTACACCAACCCCGGCCATACCGATGCGGAGCGCTACGATGCCTGGGTGCAAATCTACAGCCGCTTCGGTGCTGGCTTTGCCGATTGGGAAGACCGCCCGGATGCCCTGCAAAACCTATGGCAAAAACAGCTGCATATCTTCGAGGTGCCGTTTTATTACATTGAATATGGCATGGCCCAGTTAGGCGCCATTGCCGTTTGGAAAAACTACAAGGAAAACCCGGAGAAAGGCCTGCAACAATATCTTGATGCGTTGAAGCTTGGCTATACCAAAACCATTAAAGAGATTTACGAAACTGCCGGTATCAAGTTTGATTTCAGCGCCGATTATGTGGCCGAACTGGCGGACTTTGTGAAGGGTGAGTTGGAGAAGATATAG
- a CDS encoding KUP/HAK/KT family potassium transporter, with the protein MSQHKDLQKLSVAGLLISLGIIYGDIGTSPLYVFKAIVGNHTINETLVLGGVSLVFWTLTMQTTLKYVVITLRADNKGEGGIFSLFSLVRRKAKWLIVPAVIGGCALLADGIITPPITISSAIEGLEPLYPNIPTVWIVAAIITILFIIQQFGTSLVGKAFGPIMFLWFTMMGILGISYIAKMPVVFKALNPYYAYQLLHSSSSHAAFIILGAVFLCTTGAEALYSDLGHCGRSNIRISWIYVKSCLVLNYLGQAVWLMQHNGQKMDLNLYNPFFQIVPQQFYYGGVAIATAAAVIASQALISGSFTLISEAVRLNLWPKVRINYPSEQKGQLYVPSINWILCAGCLIVVALFQRSEKMEAAYGLSITVAMLMTTILVSKFLKRRKVPSYIIGTFLLVYLVIEGTFLAGNLVKFIHGGWFTLTIGLFLFGVMWCWHTARKIRNRFVKFVEIEDYFSILQELSEDESVPKYASQLVYLTSANFDSEVESKIIYSILQKQPKRADVYWLVHVDVMDEPYTREYRVDFLVPNKVIRVDFKLGFRVEQQINLLFRKVVEDLVKKGEVEIMSKYTSLNKHKIVGDFRFVVIEKVLSRSHGLSFFESMVMKVYQQLKHLSLSEERGFGLDLSFVTVEKVPLMLSNPEEVVITRMN; encoded by the coding sequence GTGTCACAACATAAAGATTTACAGAAGCTGTCCGTTGCGGGGCTTCTGATCAGTTTAGGTATCATCTACGGTGATATCGGTACATCGCCCCTATATGTATTTAAAGCGATTGTTGGCAACCATACCATAAACGAAACCCTCGTTCTCGGCGGCGTCTCCCTTGTATTCTGGACGCTCACGATGCAAACCACCCTTAAATACGTTGTTATTACCCTTCGGGCCGATAACAAGGGCGAGGGGGGCATTTTCTCACTCTTCTCGCTGGTGCGCCGAAAGGCCAAGTGGCTGATTGTACCGGCAGTAATAGGCGGCTGCGCCCTGCTGGCCGATGGTATCATTACCCCGCCCATCACCATTTCATCAGCTATTGAAGGTTTAGAACCACTTTATCCTAATATCCCTACGGTTTGGATAGTGGCGGCCATCATTACTATCCTGTTCATTATACAGCAATTCGGTACATCGCTGGTGGGCAAGGCTTTTGGGCCTATTATGTTCTTGTGGTTTACCATGATGGGTATTTTAGGCATCAGCTATATTGCCAAGATGCCGGTTGTTTTTAAAGCGCTAAACCCTTATTACGCCTACCAATTGTTACACAGCAGCAGCAGCCACGCAGCCTTTATTATATTGGGCGCGGTTTTCCTGTGTACCACCGGAGCCGAAGCTTTGTACTCAGACCTGGGGCATTGTGGCCGCAGCAATATCCGTATAAGCTGGATCTATGTTAAAAGCTGTTTAGTGCTTAACTACCTGGGGCAGGCCGTTTGGCTGATGCAGCATAATGGGCAAAAGATGGATCTGAACCTATATAATCCATTCTTCCAGATCGTACCGCAGCAGTTTTATTATGGTGGTGTGGCCATTGCCACAGCGGCGGCGGTTATTGCAAGCCAGGCCTTAATTTCAGGTTCGTTTACGCTGATATCAGAAGCGGTGCGCCTTAACCTTTGGCCAAAGGTGCGCATCAATTACCCAAGCGAGCAAAAAGGACAATTATATGTGCCCAGCATTAACTGGATACTTTGCGCCGGCTGTTTAATTGTAGTGGCCTTATTTCAGCGTTCAGAAAAAATGGAGGCTGCTTACGGTTTAAGCATTACCGTAGCCATGTTGATGACCACCATCCTGGTATCCAAATTCCTGAAAAGGCGTAAGGTGCCATCGTATATTATAGGGACTTTCCTGCTGGTATATCTCGTTATCGAGGGGACATTCCTTGCCGGTAATCTGGTTAAGTTTATCCACGGCGGCTGGTTTACTTTAACCATCGGCCTGTTCCTGTTTGGCGTGATGTGGTGCTGGCATACGGCCCGAAAGATCCGCAACCGCTTTGTGAAGTTTGTGGAGATAGAAGATTACTTCAGTATTTTACAGGAGCTGAGTGAAGATGAGAGCGTGCCGAAATACGCCTCGCAACTGGTTTACCTCACCAGCGCCAATTTCGATTCGGAAGTTGAATCGAAGATCATTTACTCTATCCTGCAAAAGCAGCCTAAACGGGCCGATGTATACTGGCTGGTACATGTTGACGTAATGGACGAGCCATATACCCGCGAGTACCGGGTTGATTTCCTGGTGCCGAATAAGGTGATCCGTGTTGACTTTAAGCTGGGTTTCCGGGTTGAGCAGCAAATTAACCTGCTGTTCCGCAAGGTGGTTGAAGACCTGGTGAAAAAGGGAGAAGTGGAAATTATGAGTAAATACACCTCGTTAAACAAGCATAAAATTGTGGGCGATTTCCGCTTCGTAGTGATCGAGAAGGTGCTGTCGCGTTCGCACGGATTGTCGTTTTTCGAGAGCATGGTGATGAAAGTTTACCAGCAATTGAAGCACCTGAGTTTATCGGAAGAACGCGGCTTTGGTTTGGACTTAAGCTTTGTGACGGTAGAAAAAGTGCCACTGATGCTTTCGAACCCGGAAGAAGTAGTGATAACGAGAATGAATTGA
- a CDS encoding outer membrane protein assembly factor BamB family protein — translation MKTLNILTTFLLCSLTAAAQDKAPQPTVKWKFQANSAIMASPVVSDGAVYFGSLDSSFYALDVNTGSQKWKFETRGQIRSTAAIHNNKLIFVSGDGLLYCLDKTTGKTTWTFKTGGEKLYPLYSFADYYQSSPQIKDGRVYFGSGDGNVYAVNEADGTLIWKYTTGDIVHAAPALDGDMLFAGSFDGYVYALNNITGALVWKFKSVGQRYFPKGEMQGNPMVFNGKVFVGSRDYNFYALDEKKGYAIWNRQFPRGWAMAPPVIKDSVLYVGTSDDMEMHAMDPETGRDKWKINVKFNIFGGNAFSGQNMYFGTLIGKMLALDYKTGNIKWTFLTDAYLSKRLNYFKEDDSRRDDFIEIMTKPNGQWLSMLALGSVFSTPAVVGNYLIFTTMDGKAYCLSMPA, via the coding sequence ATGAAAACACTCAACATCCTCACCACATTCCTGCTCTGTAGCTTGACGGCCGCCGCGCAGGATAAAGCCCCGCAACCCACCGTTAAATGGAAATTTCAGGCTAATAGCGCCATCATGGCATCACCGGTGGTAAGCGATGGGGCGGTTTATTTCGGCAGCCTGGACAGTAGCTTTTACGCGCTGGATGTAAATACAGGCTCCCAGAAATGGAAGTTTGAAACCAGGGGGCAGATCCGGTCTACCGCGGCTATCCATAATAACAAACTCATTTTTGTAAGCGGCGATGGCCTGTTGTATTGCCTGGATAAAACTACCGGCAAAACCACCTGGACGTTTAAAACCGGCGGCGAAAAGCTATATCCGCTCTACAGCTTTGCCGATTACTACCAATCATCGCCACAAATAAAAGATGGCCGGGTTTATTTTGGTAGCGGCGATGGAAACGTTTATGCTGTTAACGAGGCCGATGGTACCCTGATATGGAAATACACCACCGGCGATATTGTACACGCCGCCCCCGCGCTGGATGGCGATATGTTGTTCGCCGGCTCGTTTGATGGGTATGTGTACGCGTTGAATAATATTACCGGGGCCCTGGTCTGGAAGTTTAAGTCTGTCGGCCAGCGGTATTTTCCTAAAGGCGAGATGCAGGGCAACCCGATGGTATTTAATGGAAAAGTGTTTGTGGGCAGCCGCGATTATAACTTTTACGCGCTTGACGAAAAGAAAGGATATGCCATCTGGAACCGCCAGTTTCCCCGGGGATGGGCCATGGCGCCGCCGGTTATTAAAGACTCGGTGTTATATGTCGGCACGTCAGATGATATGGAGATGCACGCTATGGACCCCGAGACGGGCCGCGACAAATGGAAGATCAATGTAAAGTTCAACATCTTCGGCGGCAACGCCTTTAGCGGGCAAAATATGTACTTCGGCACGCTGATCGGCAAGATGCTGGCATTGGATTATAAAACCGGCAACATCAAATGGACATTCCTTACCGATGCCTATTTAAGCAAGCGCCTGAATTATTTTAAAGAGGACGATAGCCGTCGCGACGACTTTATCGAGATCATGACAAAGCCTAACGGTCAATGGTTATCTATGCTGGCCTTAGGCTCGGTTTTTAGCACGCCAGCGGTTGTTGGTAACTATTTGATTTTCACAACGATGGATGGGAAGGCTTATTGTTTGAGCATGCCTGCATAA
- a CDS encoding VOC family protein has translation MRIKYIPFFTGDMEEQIRFFTEKLKFKVADNVQLYEHAGATLLQSANGDVQVAISDRREYRNHKNYVILSTDDCLKDYHSLKAEGLIFTKEPHYVPVGLAAEFCDHNDNRFMLLEERNYNDDL, from the coding sequence ATGAGGATAAAGTATATTCCGTTTTTTACCGGGGATATGGAAGAGCAGATCAGGTTTTTTACTGAAAAATTAAAGTTTAAAGTTGCCGATAATGTGCAATTGTACGAGCACGCGGGTGCCACCCTGCTGCAAAGTGCAAATGGCGATGTGCAGGTAGCCATAAGCGATAGAAGGGAGTACAGAAACCATAAGAACTACGTGATACTAAGTACTGATGACTGCCTGAAGGATTACCACTCGCTGAAAGCCGAAGGATTGATCTTTACAAAAGAGCCGCATTATGTACCCGTAGGACTGGCAGCCGAGTTTTGCGACCATAACGACAACCGCTTTATGTTACTTGAGGAACGGAACTATAACGATGACCTTTAA
- a CDS encoding M56 family metallopeptidase has translation MMALINFILCSGLLLLAYRVFLQNERMYRFNRFYLLFSLLFSAAVPFITITTHPQSLPVSYQHAVERVFTSSQTTATSSPLAQHPQILPDVDPNPVITAISIILAVYAFVTLVLLGRFMINLYRINRSITQNQRIELDDTQLVLTDASVIPHSFLNYVFVNRDDYPDGLEPQIICHEQAHVRQRHSLDVLLVEMMQVLCWFNPFIPFYRRAIQLNHEFLADEAVISQSIYDTIDYQYLLLAKASQANSIHLASQFNYQTTKKRLTMMTKNTTFAKAIGKQLLMLPVAALAVLLFSEKTAATVLPKIFPTLKTVEALTAKVDTPKVDFVRFAIPKAMRTKYSATDASEKVMSEYTAILKKYDIPDGNGKTTDISATDKAQLHALFIQMSVKQQNRQQFRFTKAFKPVAKNTITTEQLSEWQQDPKKFGVWVNDKRVKNADLANYKADDFDNLMFSRLTPVAIKNDGFRFQVNLMTKPYYAEYYKKTMANQEDRMDYWHIQRRK, from the coding sequence ATGATGGCGCTTATCAACTTCATCTTATGCTCAGGCCTGCTATTACTGGCTTACCGGGTGTTTTTACAAAACGAGCGGATGTACCGATTCAACCGCTTTTATCTGTTGTTCAGCTTACTGTTCTCAGCTGCGGTGCCTTTTATTACGATAACCACCCATCCCCAATCGTTACCGGTAAGTTACCAGCATGCGGTGGAGCGGGTATTTACATCATCGCAAACTACCGCTACTTCATCGCCCTTGGCACAACATCCGCAGATATTACCCGATGTTGATCCCAACCCTGTTATCACTGCAATCAGCATAATACTTGCGGTTTATGCTTTTGTAACCCTGGTATTACTGGGCCGCTTTATGATCAATCTTTATCGCATCAATCGCAGCATCACCCAAAATCAGCGGATTGAACTGGACGATACGCAACTGGTATTAACCGATGCCAGCGTTATACCCCACAGTTTTTTAAACTACGTATTTGTAAACCGCGATGATTATCCCGACGGCCTGGAGCCACAGATCATTTGCCATGAGCAAGCCCATGTGCGCCAGCGCCACTCGCTGGACGTGCTGCTGGTGGAGATGATGCAGGTACTGTGCTGGTTTAACCCATTCATTCCATTCTATCGCCGGGCCATACAACTTAACCACGAATTTTTAGCCGATGAAGCGGTGATCAGTCAATCCATCTACGATACCATCGATTATCAATACCTGCTGCTGGCTAAGGCCAGCCAGGCCAACAGCATACACCTTGCCAGCCAGTTTAATTATCAAACCACCAAAAAACGTCTAACCATGATGACCAAAAACACCACCTTTGCCAAGGCTATTGGCAAGCAACTACTAATGCTACCCGTTGCCGCATTGGCTGTATTACTGTTCAGCGAAAAAACCGCTGCTACTGTACTGCCTAAAATTTTCCCGACATTAAAGACTGTTGAAGCCCTTACAGCTAAAGTTGATACGCCTAAAGTTGACTTTGTCCGCTTCGCTATACCAAAAGCCATGCGTACAAAGTATTCGGCTACCGACGCGTCTGAAAAAGTGATGAGCGAGTACACGGCTATTCTAAAAAAATATGATATACCGGATGGCAATGGCAAAACCACAGATATATCGGCAACTGATAAAGCCCAATTACACGCGCTGTTCATCCAGATGAGCGTAAAGCAGCAAAACAGGCAGCAATTTCGCTTTACCAAAGCCTTTAAACCTGTTGCCAAAAACACTATAACTACTGAACAGCTAAGCGAATGGCAGCAAGACCCTAAAAAGTTTGGCGTATGGGTAAACGATAAACGCGTTAAAAACGCCGATCTGGCCAACTATAAAGCCGACGATTTCGACAACCTGATGTTCAGTCGCTTAACGCCTGTCGCTATAAAAAACGACGGCTTCCGTTTCCAGGTTAACCTGATGACCAAACCATATTATGCCGAATATTACAAAAAAACCATGGCCAACCAGGAAGACCGCATGGATTACTGGCATATTCAGCGCCGAAAATAA